One Rosa chinensis cultivar Old Blush chromosome 5, RchiOBHm-V2, whole genome shotgun sequence genomic region harbors:
- the LOC112203568 gene encoding probable leucine-rich repeat receptor-like serine/threonine-protein kinase At3g14840: MKMASRDKMIMILVFCFICINLVKVEAQSETLIALEMEALSEIATQIGKKDWNFGVDPCSNDTTRATPTSAARPQFSDTVTCNCSFSDGACHVTNISLTGQDLAGVLPPSIAKLPYLIHVDFTRNYLNGSIPREWASTKLQYLSIAVNNLSGPIPSYLGNITTLTYLSIVNNMFSGTVPPELGNLVNLQNLILSQNNLTGELPVALMNLTKLTRLRISSNNFTGRMPDFFQSWNQLQKLEIQASGLQGPIPSSISVLSNLNELMISDLNGGGSVFPNLSNMISLQRLMLRSCNLSGPIPSDLSAMSQLKTLDLSFNRLEGSIPDLADLRLLQNLYLTSNLLTGSIPDWIKSRDNRYEIDVSYNNFSGSSESPSCTENLNVFKSFSERDNSLYAECLKSSPCPKDQYSLHINCGGKATTIGGINFEADQDPGGPAHFAPLGPSWGFSSTGHFWDVNTTSKDYIATNISILGMNNSELYTDARLSPLSLTYYGRCFGNGNYTVKLYFLEIIISGNRSFPSLGRRIFDVYIQEKLVLKDFDIEKDAQWVDKPVIWEFKAVEVKKKTLEIRFHWSGKGTTASPHKGVYGPLISAISVESEFKPPHDSKTWVFIVVGASVLCLILLILSILWWRGCLDKKISREEALRGLDLQTGFFTLKQIKAATNNFDPVNKIGEGGFGSVYKGILLDGTIIAVKQLSAKSKQGNREFVNEIGMISSLQHPNVVRLYGCCVEANQLLLVYEYMENNSLAHALFGSEGGPLRLDWPARQKICIGIAKGLAFLHEESPLKVVHRDIKSTNVLLDQDLNAKISDFGLAKLDEEENTHISTRVAGTIGYMAPEYALWGYLTYKADVYSFGVVTLEIVAGKNNTKLRADEKFRANENFVGLVDWALVLQQKGNLMELVDPRLGSDFSKEEAIRMVEVALLCTNPAPALRPTMSAVVSMLEGRSVVHELTMDPSIYGDETRLTASRDRFETFAAEESGTQSFLRGSDATSIGCSATATSLEIVSPTS; encoded by the exons atgaagatggcaAGTAGAGATAAGATGATCATGATATTGGTTTTCTGCTTCATATGCATAAACTTAGTCAAAGTTGAAGCACAGTCTGAAACTCTTATTGCTTTAGAAA TGGAAGCTCTGAGTGAAATAGCTACACAAATAGGAAAGAAAGATTGGAACTTTGGCGTCGACCCTTGCAGCAATGACACGACCAGGGCCACTCCAACATCTGCTGCCAGGCCTCAGTTCAGCGACACCGTCACCTGCAACTGCTCCTTCTCCGATGGTGCATGCCATGTCACCAACAT CTCTCTTACAGGGCAAGACCTTGCTGGTGTGCTTCCACCGTCTATTGCAAAGTTACCCTACCTGATACATGT CGATTTCACGAGGAACTACCTCAATGGCAGCATACCGCGAGAATGGGCGTCAACAAAGTTGCAATATCT GTCCATTGCTGTGAACAACTTATCAGGACCAATCCCAAGCTACCTGGGAAACATTACCACTCTAACATATCT GAGCATAGTGAATAACATGTTCTCAGGAACTGTTCCTCCTGAGCTTGGAAACTTGGTTAACTTGCAGAATCT TATTCTTAGTCAAAACAATCTCACAGGAGAATTGCCGGTGGCTCTTATGAATCTGACTAAGTTAACAAGACT AAGGATTAGCAGCAACAACTTCACTGGAAGAATGCCCGACTTTTTTCAAAGTTGGAATCAACTTCAGAAATT AGAGATCCAAGCTAGTGGTCTACAGGGCCCCATTCCATCTAGCATTTCTGTCTTGAGTAATTTAAATGAACT AATGATCAGCGACTTAAATGGAGGGGGTTCAGTATTTCCAAACTTGAGCAATATGATAAGCTTGCAAAGATT AATGCTCAGGAGCTGTAACTTATCTGGACCTATTCCTTCTGATTTATCAGCAATGTCACAGTTGAAAACATT AGATCTAAGCTTCAACAGATTGGAGGGGAGCATTCCTGATTTGGCAGATCTGAGACTCTTGCAGAACTT GTATCTAACAAGCAACTTGCTTACTGGATCTATTCCAGACTGGATCAAGAGCAGAGATAATCGCTA CGAGATAGATGTTTCTTACAATAATTTTTCTGGGAGCTCTGAGTCACCTTCTTGTACAGAAAACCT GAACGTGTTCAAAAGCTTTTCTGAACGTGATAACTC ATTATACGCCGAGTGCCTGAAGAGCTCTCCATGTCCAAAAG ATCAGTACTCATTGCATATCAACTGTGGTGGTAAAGCAACCACCATTGGAGGAATCAACTTTGAAGCGGATCAAGACCCTGGAGGTCCAGCCCATTTCGCTCCTTTAGGGCCTAGCTGGGGATTCAGTAGCACTGGACATTTCTGGGATGTTAACACCACCTCCAAAGACTACATAGCAACTAATATATCTATACTCGGGATGAACAACTCTGAGTTGTACACAGATGCACGcctctctcctctttctctcaCGTATTATGGACGCTGCTTCGGCAATGGAAATTATACTGTGAAGCTTTACTTTTTGGAGATTATAATCAGTGGCAATAGATCTTTTCCTAGTCTTGGAAGACGGATCTTCGATGTTTATATTCAG GAGAAGCTAGTGTTGAAGGATTTCGACATTGAAAAGGATGCCCAATGGGTTGATAAGCCAGTCATCTGGGAATTTAAAGCAGTTGAGGTTAAGAAGAAAACTTTAGAGATCCGATTTCATTGGTCTGGGAAAGGGACAACAGCTTCCCCTCATAAAGGAGTATATGGTCCCCTTATATCAGCTATCTCTGTAGAATCAG AGTTCAAGCCTCCTCATGACAGCAAGACATGGGTATTTATTGTTGTGGGAGCTTCGGTTTTGTGCCTCATTCTGTTGATTTTAAGCATTCTTTGGTGGAGAGGCTGTCTGGATAAGAAGATATCAAGAGAAGAAG CTTTGAGAGGACTGGATCTGCAAACTGGCTTTTTCACCTTGAAGCAAATAAAAGCTGCCACTAATAACTTTGATCCTGTAAACAAAATTGGGGAAGGTGGTTTTGGATCTGTGTACAAG GGGATATTACTGGATGGTACTATAATTGCAGTAAAGCAATTATCTGCAAAATCAAAGCAAGGAAATCGTGAATTTGTGAACGAAATAGGCATGATTTCTAGTTTACAGCATCCAAATGTCGTGAGATTGTATGGATGTTGCGTTGAAGCAAATCAGTTACTTTTGGTATATGAATACATGGAGAACAATAGCCTTGCACATGCTTTGTTTG GTTCAGAGGGAGGTCCACTCAGATTGGACTGGCCTGCGAGGCAGAAAATATGCATAGGCATAGCAAAAGGTCTGGCATTTTTGCATGAGGAATCACCACTGAAGGTTGTGCACAGAGATATTAAATCTACGAATGTACTGCTGGACCAAGACCTTAACGCTAAGATCTCGGACTTTGGTCTGGCCAAGCTTGACGAAGAAGAGAATACCCACATTAGCACCAGAGTTGCTGGAACTAT AGGATACATGGCACCTGAATATGCACTATGGGGTTATTTAACGTACAAAGCAGATGTATACAGTTTTGGTGTTGTCACATTGGAAATTGTTGCTGGAAAGAATAACACGAAACTTCGAGCAGATGAGAAATTTCGGGCAAATGAGAACTTTGTAGGCCTTGTGGATTGG GCCCTTGTTTTACAACAAAAAGGGAATCTAATGGAGCTGGTGGATCCAAGGCTGGGGTCCGATTTCAGCAAGGAAGAGGCAATTAGAATGGTCGAAGTAGCTCTACTGTGCACCAATCCGGCACCAGCACTTAGGCCAACGATGTCTGCAGTAGTGAGTATGCTTGAAGGGCGGAGCGTCGTTCATGAATTGACTATGGATCCAAGTATCTATGGTGATGAGACGAGGTTGACAGCCTCGAGGGACCGGTTTGAGACGTTTGCTGCAGAAGAGAGTGGAACTCAGAGCTTCTTGCGTGGATCAGATGCAACATCGATTGGTTGTTCTGCTACTGCTACATCTTTAGAGATAGTTAGTCCTACTTCTTAG